TGGGCCGCCCCCCCGCCAATCGATGACGCGGCGGTATCGCCGAAGTCGAGGGCGTTCAGAACAGATTCCAGCTTTCCAGGCGGGTTCCCGAGGACAAGGATACTGACGTGGCAAACGAGGAGAGGAGAGGTCAATCCTGCCAGCCGCGCAAAATCACCTTCGGAGAGGTCTGGTTCTGGCCAACGCTCGGGGTCGGTATCTAATTTTCGGACCCGTGTGACCGTCACGAACTCGGTATGTCGTTCAACTCTGACTGAGATCCCACCGTCGGCTTCAAGGCTGTCATGGAACTCCTTGATCGCTCCATCTAAAGGCATGAAAGCAACCTGCTCAACGATCGCGGGACCGTCGAAATAAATGGACGGTCGAGCGTGAAGCTCGGAGTTAAAATCTGCTGTCTCTGGTTTGCATGCAGCTGGACTGGAGACACGCGGTGCTGGGACGGATGTCGTTGGGGAAGCTTCTTCTTCTGCGCCCTTTGAAGTCACGTCGATCTTCCCCATTTTCAAAAGCACATGAATTGGCGATCCTATATGAAGCGGATGCAATCAACTTGAAAGCCCCCCGCGGGTGTAAAGGATTCTTTGATCCGGTAGTCCTCACTTCAAAAGGTCGCAGTACGCTCAGGCTTCTCACAAAAGGTCGCTTCGTCGCGCCAATTCTCCCCTCTGAGCACGCTTCATTTCTATCTGGTCCGCGAAAAGCCTCTCAGTCACTTGGAAAGATTGATCAAGGTGGTCCTCTGCTCGGCGGTGAGCGGCCGGACCTCGTGGTTCTGCAAGAGCAAAAAGAGCTTCGCCGTTTCCTCCAACTCCTCTGTCGCGTACTGGGCGTCCTTTAGGGACTTGCCCGCGACGACAGGTCCATGGTTTGCCATCAACACCGCATGATGGTTCGCGGCGGCGGCTCCCACCGCCGCCGCGAGCGCTTCGTCGCCGGGAGGAAAATACGGCACGAGCGGCAGGAAGCCGATACGCATTACATAGTAGGCGGTCAGGGGCGGCAGAACGTCGCGCTCGTTGACCTGCTTCAGCAAGCTGACGGCAACCGAATAGGTTGAATGCAGGTGGCCGACGGCTCGGCGATTGTCCTTGCCGCAATACATGCACTTGTGGAGGAACGCCTCCTTGGTGGGCTTGTCACCTCCGACATGCACGCCTTCCGCCGAAAAGCAGGAGAGTCGCGCTGGATCGAGCACGCCCAGCGAAGCGTTGGTGGGCGTCATCAGAATGCGACCGTCCGACAGACGGACGCTGATGTTGCCAGTCGATCCTGCGGTCAGCCCGCGGTCGAAGAGCGAGCGGCCGACCTCGACCATCTCGTCGCGTACCTTCGTCTCTTCGGATATGGAGCCCATCATCGTAGCCGGTCCCAAGCGTCCATGAAGAAGTCCCGTTCGCCGAAGTTGCCCGACTTCAACGCGAGCGACAGAGGTCGCCCCTGGCTCTTTGCGTGTACCCACGGAACTCCGGGGGCGATTTCGTTGCCAATCGAGAGCTGGTCGACGCCGAGCGACTTCACCACCGCTCCCGACGTCTCGCCGCCGGCGACGATAAGTTCGCTCACACCCTTCTCGACGAGCCTTCGCGCGATTGAGGAGAGGGCGGCCTCGACCATCTCGCCGGACTGCGCGACGCCCAGCTGGCGTTGGTTTTCCTTCACCTCGTCAGGCGGAGCCGTCGCATAGATGAGAACAGGCTTGCGGCCCAGCCGGGACGACGCCCACTCGACGGCCTCGCCGACGACGTCGCCTCCCCCCGCCAGCTTCGAGACGTCGACGCGGAAACCCTCGTGGTCGGCGAGCATCGCCTCCACCTGCCCGTTGGTCGCGACCGAGCAGCTACCGGAGACGACGGCTCTGTAGCCTTCGTCCAAGTCAGTCGTAACGGCAGCGTCGCGACTGTTCCCGCCTACAAGAAGAACACG
This genomic stretch from Rhizobium gallicum bv. gallicum R602sp harbors:
- the otnC gene encoding 3-oxo-tetronate 4-phosphate decarboxylase, with the protein product MMGSISEETKVRDEMVEVGRSLFDRGLTAGSTGNISVRLSDGRILMTPTNASLGVLDPARLSCFSAEGVHVGGDKPTKEAFLHKCMYCGKDNRRAVGHLHSTYSVAVSLLKQVNERDVLPPLTAYYVMRIGFLPLVPYFPPGDEALAAAVGAAAANHHAVLMANHGPVVAGKSLKDAQYATEELEETAKLFLLLQNHEVRPLTAEQRTTLINLSK